A single region of the Dunckerocampus dactyliophorus isolate RoL2022-P2 chromosome 3, RoL_Ddac_1.1, whole genome shotgun sequence genome encodes:
- the lpcat2 gene encoding lysophosphatidylcholine acyltransferase 2 has product MPSQRVFALPRQQSLLLPAVINPFVQDTQLSKATILKCILQGIVLVPLRAILISLVLMVTWPVAVIITFKHPLKGAVAPMTGWRRLMCQSVMAALGRAYYFCMGFRVVVKGKQVSSSEAPILAVAPHSTFFDGIVCIVAGLPSTVSRVENLATPIFGRFVRCLQPVLVSRKDPDSRKNTIQEIDSRAKSGGRWPQVLIFPEGTCTNRSCLITFKQGAFIPGVPVQPVLLRYPNKLDTVTWTWQGFSSRTLLLLTLCQLYTTVEIEFLPPHIPTEDERKSPALLASRVRDVMARALGIPVTDHTYEDCRLMISAGELTLPMEAGLVEFTKISRKLNLKWDNVRKELDGFAAMASSCKGGRITIREFAGFLKLPVSPALEELFALFDRNGDGTIDFREYVIGVTILCRPANTEDVLRMAFRLFDTDEDERITREEFTALLRSALGVSDINMVKLFKEIDADSSGFITFSEFQAFATTHPEYAKLFTTYLELQRYQAIQEVRPGDLELSGQVSSGESQEESTSDKKDD; this is encoded by the exons ATGCCGTCCCAGCGCGTCTTTGCCCTGCCGAGGCAGCAATCTCTGCTCCTGCCTGCCGTCATTAACCCGTTTGTACAGGACACTCAACTCTCCAAGGCCACCATACTCAAA TGTATCCTCCAGGGAATCGTCCTGGTCCCTCTTCGCGCCATCCTCATTTCATTGGTGCTCATGGTGACATGGCCAGTGGCTGTCATCATCACCTTCAAGCATCCTCTGAAGGGAGCAGTGGCACCCATGACAGGATGGAGAAG GCTCATGTGTCAGAGTGTGATGGCCGCCCTGGGGAGAGCCTACTACTTCTGCATGGGCTTCCGAGTGGTGGTCAAGGGCAAGCAAGTGAGCAGCAGTGAGGCCCCCATCCTGGCCGTGGCCCCCCACTCCACCTTCTTTGACGGCATTGTGTGCATCGTGGCCGGCCTGCCTTCCACTGTGTCCCGTGTGGAGAACCTGGCCACGCCCATCTTTGGCA GGTTTGTACGCTGCCTCCAGCCGGTGCTGGTGTCCAGGAAAGACCCCGACTCGAGGAAGAACACCATCCAAGAGATCGACAGCAGGGCCAAATCAGGAGGCCGCTGGCCAcag GTTTTGATATTTCCAGAGGGAACGTGTACAAATCGCTCGTGTCTCATCACATTCAAACAAG GTGCCTTTATTCCAGGCGTACCTGTGCAGCCTGTGCTTTTGAGGTATCCCAACAAACTA GATACAGTGACATGGACCTGGCAAGGTTTCAGCTC GAGGACGCTGCTGCTTCTAACGCTGTGCCAGCTTTACACCACAGTGGAGATTGAG TTCCTGCCACCTCACATTCCCACGGAGGATGAGAGGAAAAGTCCTGCTTTGTTAGCCAGCAGAGTGAGAGACGTCATGGCCCG GGCGTTGGGCATCCCCGTGACGGACCACACGTACGAGGACTGCCGTCTGATGATCTCAGCCGGGGAGCTGACACTACCGATGGAGGCCGGCTTGGTGGAATTCACCAAAATCAGTCGCAAACTCAA CTTGAAGTGGGACAACGTGAGGAAGGAGTTGGACGGTTTCGCCGCCATGGCCAGCTCGTGTAAAGGAGGGCGCATCACCATCAGGGAGTTTGCCGGCTTCCTCAAACTCCCAGTCAGCCCCGCCCTAGAGGAGCTCTTTGCCCTTTTTGACAGG AATGGCGATGGCACCATAGATTTCAGAGAGTACGTCATCGGAGTGACCATCCTGTGTCGACCAGCCAACACTGAAGATGTGCTGCGGATGGCATTCCGG CTGTTCGACACGGACGAGGATGAGAGAATCACACGAGAGGAGTTCACGGCGCTGCTGCGCTCTGCTCTGGGCGTGTCCGATATCAACATGGTCAAACTTTTTAAAGAAATCGACGCTGACAGCTCGGGTTTCATCACGTTCA GTGAGTTTCAAGCCTTTGCCACCACCCACCCGGAGTACGCCAAGCTCTTCACCACCTACCTGGAGCTTCAGAGGTACCAGGCCATCCAGGAGGTGAGGCCCGGCGACCTGGAACTGTCCGGTCAGGTCAGTTCAGGGGAAAGTCAAGAGGAGAGCACCTCGGATAAGAAAGACGACTGA